A region from the Variovorax sp. RKNM96 genome encodes:
- the glyS gene encoding glycine--tRNA ligase subunit beta, protein MTTPMNNKNSLLVELFVEELPPKALKKLGDAFANEIFGTLRKLDYLEAASAKTTFASPRRLGVHITHVREVCPDIAVRTRLLPLQVAFGPDGEPSPSLLKRLEKEGATLAQTTRAFEQDKEFVFLEKVAAGRSLRDGLEAALHVAIENLPIPKVMSYQLESGCELPGWSSVSFVRPAHGLVALHGDTVVPIEALGLQAGRETHGHRFEAAVDPVVLRDANSYALQLQDEGAVIASFEARRAEIARQLAAAAVKVGGGSVPIHDDALLDEVTALVERPNVLVCSFEREFLEVPQECLILTMKANQKYFPLLDAQARLTNKFLVVSNISPDDASAVIEGNERVVRPRLADAKFFFDQDRRKSLASRVESLGKVVYHNKLGTQGERVQRVMHIARGIAEKLGDAKVAAQATQAAQLAKADLVTDMVGEFPELQGTMGRYYALHDGLDAAVADAIEDHYKPRFAGDELPRNNVGLVVALADKLETLVGMFGIGNLPTGDRDPFALRRHALGVIRMLIEKDLALGLDALLQDAAAQFSAIAGFDSSKATVELRDFILDRLAGSLREQGASAQEVDAVLAPFPQRLGEVPKLLAAVRAFAALPAAAALAAANKRIGNILKKAPEADAHVSELLLKEPAEKALHAAMAEVVPAANAQFDAGDYTASLQTLAALREPVDAFFDGVMVNAEQADLRLNRLGLLMSLHAAMNRVAQLERLAV, encoded by the coding sequence ATGACGACCCCCATGAACAACAAGAACTCCCTGCTGGTTGAACTGTTTGTCGAAGAACTGCCGCCCAAGGCACTGAAGAAGCTCGGCGACGCCTTTGCGAACGAGATATTCGGTACCTTGCGAAAGCTCGACTATCTCGAAGCAGCCTCAGCGAAAACGACTTTTGCTTCTCCCCGTAGGCTGGGTGTCCATATCACGCATGTGCGCGAGGTGTGTCCTGACATAGCCGTCCGTACGAGGCTCCTGCCCTTGCAGGTGGCATTCGGACCGGACGGCGAACCCAGTCCTTCGTTGCTCAAGAGGTTGGAGAAAGAAGGAGCAACGCTGGCGCAAACGACGCGAGCCTTTGAGCAGGACAAGGAATTTGTCTTCCTGGAAAAGGTTGCTGCGGGCCGATCGCTACGTGACGGATTAGAAGCGGCATTGCATGTTGCTATAGAAAACCTGCCGATCCCCAAGGTCATGAGCTACCAGCTCGAAAGCGGCTGCGAGCTGCCGGGCTGGAGCAGCGTGAGCTTCGTGCGCCCCGCGCACGGCCTCGTGGCGTTGCACGGCGACACCGTGGTGCCCATCGAGGCGCTGGGCCTCCAGGCCGGCCGCGAAACGCACGGCCACCGCTTCGAAGCGGCGGTCGATCCGGTCGTGCTGCGCGATGCGAACAGCTACGCGCTGCAACTGCAGGACGAGGGCGCCGTCATCGCGAGCTTCGAGGCGCGCCGCGCCGAAATCGCGCGCCAGCTTGCGGCCGCGGCCGTCAAGGTCGGCGGCGGCTCGGTGCCGATCCACGACGATGCGCTGCTCGACGAAGTGACCGCACTGGTCGAGCGCCCCAACGTGCTGGTCTGCAGCTTCGAGCGCGAGTTCCTCGAAGTGCCGCAGGAGTGCCTCATCCTCACGATGAAGGCCAACCAGAAGTACTTTCCGCTGCTCGATGCACAAGCCAGGCTCACGAACAAGTTCCTCGTCGTGAGCAACATCAGCCCTGACGACGCGAGCGCGGTCATCGAAGGCAACGAGCGCGTGGTGCGCCCGCGCCTGGCCGACGCCAAGTTCTTCTTCGACCAGGACCGCAGGAAGTCGCTGGCCTCGCGCGTCGAGTCGCTGGGCAAGGTGGTCTATCACAACAAGCTCGGCACGCAGGGCGAACGCGTGCAGCGCGTGATGCACATCGCGCGCGGCATTGCCGAGAAGCTGGGCGATGCGAAGGTCGCCGCACAGGCCACGCAGGCCGCCCAACTGGCCAAGGCCGACCTCGTGACCGACATGGTCGGCGAGTTCCCCGAGCTGCAGGGCACGATGGGTCGCTACTACGCGCTGCACGACGGCCTCGATGCCGCGGTGGCCGATGCGATCGAAGACCACTACAAGCCGCGCTTCGCTGGCGACGAGCTGCCGCGCAACAACGTCGGCCTCGTGGTCGCGCTGGCCGACAAGCTCGAAACGCTGGTCGGCATGTTCGGCATCGGCAACCTGCCCACTGGCGACCGCGACCCGTTCGCACTGCGCCGCCATGCGCTGGGTGTGATCCGTATGCTGATCGAGAAAGATCTCGCGTTGGGGCTCGACGCCCTGCTGCAGGACGCCGCCGCGCAGTTCAGCGCCATCGCCGGGTTCGACAGCAGCAAGGCCACGGTCGAGCTGCGCGATTTCATCCTCGACCGTCTTGCCGGCAGCCTGCGCGAGCAGGGCGCGAGCGCGCAGGAAGTCGATGCCGTGCTGGCCCCGTTTCCACAGCGCCTGGGCGAAGTGCCCAAGCTGCTGGCCGCCGTGCGCGCCTTCGCCGCATTGCCCGCCGCCGCCGCGCTGGCCGCGGCCAACAAGCGCATCGGCAACATCCTGAAGAAGGCGCCCGAGGCCGACGCGCATGTCAGCGAGTTGCTGCTGAAAGAGCCCGCCGAGAAGGCGCTGCATGCCGCGATGGCCGAAGTCGTGCCTGCCGCCAATGCCCAGTTCGACGCCGGCGACTACACCGCTTCCCTGCAGACGCTGGCCGCGCTGCGCGAGCCGGTCGATGCGTTCTTCGACGGCGTGATGGTCAATGCCGAGCAGGCCGATCTGCGGCTCAACCGGCTGGGTCTTTTGATGTCGCTGCACGCCGCGATGAATCGCGTGGCGCAGCTCGAGCGGCTGGCGGTCTGA
- a CDS encoding SprT family zinc-dependent metalloprotease, translated as MQGLLQFTMDLFEGLGSEFAQPEPPAPRPKKVRKAAPPVATPLPFAPPAPEEVKSTGPALPAIPLRDTLTLASFVHPQATRELVLGSARVAYEFKRGKRKTIGFLVGAEGLSVRAPRWVALRDVDAAVREKADWILRKLQETQQRHARVEATRIEWKDGAGFPFMGEPVVIRLDPKHGFASVGGTLDEAEVAGGPRILRLAVAQNAEPSQIRDAAQAWLMRQARKLFIERLDHFAPLLGVRWQKLSLSNAATRWGSASADGSLRLNWRLIHFRLPVIDYVVAHELAHLRVMDHSHRFWETVESVVPDYDVLRQQLKDEAVPRWN; from the coding sequence ATGCAGGGACTGCTGCAGTTCACGATGGATCTGTTCGAGGGGCTGGGCAGCGAATTCGCACAGCCCGAGCCGCCCGCGCCGCGGCCGAAGAAGGTCCGCAAGGCTGCGCCGCCCGTCGCGACGCCGTTGCCTTTCGCACCGCCGGCACCGGAAGAGGTCAAGAGCACCGGTCCGGCACTGCCCGCGATCCCGTTGCGCGACACGCTGACGCTCGCGAGCTTCGTGCACCCTCAGGCGACACGCGAGCTCGTGCTGGGCTCGGCACGCGTGGCCTACGAATTCAAGCGCGGCAAGCGCAAGACCATCGGATTCCTGGTCGGTGCCGAAGGGCTGTCGGTGCGTGCGCCGCGCTGGGTCGCGCTGCGCGACGTCGATGCCGCCGTGCGCGAGAAGGCCGACTGGATCCTGCGCAAGCTGCAGGAAACGCAGCAGCGCCACGCGCGCGTCGAGGCGACGCGCATCGAATGGAAGGACGGTGCCGGGTTCCCGTTCATGGGCGAGCCGGTGGTGATCCGGCTCGATCCGAAGCATGGCTTTGCCAGCGTCGGCGGCACGCTCGACGAGGCCGAGGTTGCAGGCGGTCCGCGCATCCTGCGGCTGGCCGTCGCGCAGAACGCCGAGCCCTCGCAGATTCGCGATGCGGCGCAGGCTTGGCTCATGCGGCAGGCGCGCAAGCTCTTCATCGAGCGGCTCGACCATTTCGCGCCGCTGCTCGGCGTGCGCTGGCAGAAGCTGTCGCTGTCGAACGCGGCCACGCGCTGGGGCAGCGCGAGCGCGGACGGGTCGCTCCGCCTGAACTGGCGCCTGATCCACTTTCGCCTGCCGGTGATCGACTACGTCGTCGCGCACGAACTGGCCCACCTGCGCGTGATGGACCATTCGCACCGCTTCTGGGAAACCGTGGAAAGCGTGGTGCCCGACTACGACGTGCTGCGCCAGCAGCTCAAAGACGAAGCCGTCCCGCGCTGGAACTGA
- a CDS encoding lysophospholipid acyltransferase family protein, with protein MAFLRSFVHALWMLVTVVPWGIIMCVSSIWKRGIPLYWMAEQWLSWAIGGARVLLGIKTRVTGMENLPTDQLAGAILLVKHQSTLETFLMPTLMPHPLAYVFKKELIYVPFFGWAMARLDMIHIDRSQRAQAFNKVVNQGRKLLAQGIWIIMFPEGTRIPRGQKGTYKSGGTRLACETGVPVIPIAVTSAKVWPRKAFIKRPGVVDVSIGPAISSVGRKPDELMREVEAWIEAEMHRLDPEAYR; from the coding sequence ATGGCGTTTCTCCGTTCCTTTGTCCACGCACTCTGGATGCTTGTCACCGTGGTGCCGTGGGGCATCATCATGTGCGTCAGTTCGATCTGGAAGCGCGGCATTCCGCTCTACTGGATGGCCGAGCAATGGCTCAGCTGGGCCATCGGCGGCGCGCGTGTGCTGCTGGGCATCAAGACCCGCGTGACCGGCATGGAGAACCTGCCGACCGACCAGCTCGCCGGCGCGATCCTGCTGGTCAAGCACCAGTCCACGCTCGAGACCTTCCTCATGCCCACGCTGATGCCGCATCCGCTGGCCTATGTGTTCAAGAAGGAACTGATCTACGTGCCCTTCTTCGGCTGGGCGATGGCTCGGCTGGACATGATCCACATCGATCGCAGCCAGCGCGCGCAGGCCTTCAACAAGGTGGTGAACCAGGGGCGCAAGCTGCTCGCGCAGGGCATCTGGATCATCATGTTCCCCGAAGGCACGCGCATTCCGCGCGGCCAGAAGGGCACCTACAAGAGCGGCGGCACGCGCCTGGCGTGCGAAACCGGCGTGCCGGTGATTCCGATCGCCGTCACCTCGGCCAAGGTCTGGCCGCGCAAGGCGTTCATCAAGCGCCCGGGCGTGGTCGATGTGTCGATCGGGCCGGCGATCTCGAGCGTGGGCCGCAAGCCCGACGAGCTGATGCGCGAAGTCGAAGCGTGGATCGAAGCGGAGATGCACCGGCTCGACCCCGAGGCGTACCGCTAG
- the gmhB gene encoding D-glycero-beta-D-manno-heptose 1,7-bisphosphate 7-phosphatase, which yields MKLVILDRNGTINVHREDFVKSDIEWTPLPGALEAVARLNHAGWHVVVASNQSGLGRGLFDMASLNAMHAKMHKMLAAVGGKVDAVFYCPHSPDEGCDCRKPKSGLFLQIGDRYGIDLKGVPTAGDSLRDLQAGAAAGCEPHLLLTGMGAACIGVDPLPSEYPANTMVHENLAAFVDFLLAREARAALQVAL from the coding sequence ATGAAACTCGTCATCCTCGACCGCAACGGCACGATCAACGTGCACCGCGAAGACTTCGTCAAGAGCGACATCGAGTGGACGCCGCTGCCCGGTGCGCTGGAGGCCGTGGCGCGGCTGAACCATGCGGGCTGGCATGTGGTGGTCGCGTCGAACCAGTCGGGCCTGGGCCGCGGACTCTTCGACATGGCCTCGCTCAACGCCATGCACGCCAAGATGCACAAGATGCTCGCGGCCGTGGGCGGCAAGGTCGATGCGGTGTTCTATTGCCCGCACAGCCCCGACGAGGGGTGCGACTGCCGCAAGCCCAAGTCGGGCCTGTTCCTGCAGATCGGCGACCGCTACGGCATCGACCTCAAGGGCGTGCCGACCGCGGGCGACAGCCTGCGCGACCTGCAGGCGGGCGCGGCCGCCGGCTGCGAGCCGCACCTCCTGCTCACGGGCATGGGCGCGGCGTGCATCGGCGTCGATCCGCTGCCTTCCGAATATCCGGCGAACACGATGGTCCACGAGAACCTCGCCGCCTTTGTCGATTTCCTGCTCGCGCGCGAAGCGCGGGCCGCACTGCAGGTAGCTCTCTGA